In the Flavobacterium acetivorans genome, one interval contains:
- the cobC gene encoding alpha-ribazole phosphatase, translating into MEVYLVRHTETVCEKGICYGQSDVSILEPYLDLFESIKKQIPPAAIVYSSPLFRCTELAHYLSSSSIITDSRLMEMNFGDWEMKKWDAIPPDDFAPWMNDFVNVAVPNGESFVDLYHRVDDFLENELQNPHNMPIVIVAHAGVIRSILCKITDLPLKDAFQNQVNFGAVIKIEL; encoded by the coding sequence ATGGAAGTTTATTTAGTACGTCATACCGAAACGGTTTGTGAAAAAGGAATTTGTTATGGACAATCGGATGTTTCGATTTTAGAACCCTATTTAGACTTATTCGAGTCCATTAAAAAGCAAATTCCTCCAGCTGCGATTGTGTATTCCAGTCCGTTATTTCGCTGTACGGAGCTGGCTCATTATCTTTCTTCGTCATCCATAATTACCGATTCTCGTTTGATGGAAATGAATTTTGGCGATTGGGAAATGAAGAAATGGGACGCTATTCCTCCGGATGATTTTGCTCCTTGGATGAATGATTTTGTCAATGTAGCTGTTCCTAATGGCGAATCGTTTGTTGATTTGTACCATCGGGTTGATGATTTTTTAGAAAATGAACTTCAAAACCCACACAATATGCCAATAGTTATCGTTGCTCATGCTGGCGTCATTAGAAGTATTCTATGCAAAATTACGGATCTTCCATTAAAAGATGCTTTTCAGAATCAAGTCAATTTTGGTGCTGTGATAAAAATCGAATTGTAA
- a CDS encoding N-acetylmuramoyl-L-alanine amidase family protein, with amino-acid sequence MKNTSLLLLVFATLVSFSFVAPKATVLKQINVVIDAGHGGSDNGVSIDGTTEKKIVEQLITKIQAFNKNKNIVIHFTRSTDKFIPLDDRTTFINTIKPDLVLSLHVNSSSNTNKSGIEFYVSKESNSYEKSNLIAEKFQSKFLSANFKVAEIKNANFYILKKSEVPAIIMELGYLSNENDKKVLVNSMEQNQIAKKIIECISELK; translated from the coding sequence ATGAAAAATACAAGTCTTTTACTTTTAGTGTTCGCAACGCTAGTTTCTTTTTCCTTTGTGGCTCCAAAAGCGACCGTTCTAAAACAAATCAACGTGGTCATTGACGCTGGTCACGGTGGAAGTGACAACGGAGTATCTATTGACGGAACTACCGAAAAAAAAATTGTAGAACAGCTCATTACAAAAATTCAGGCTTTCAATAAAAACAAAAACATTGTCATTCATTTCACCAGATCGACAGATAAATTTATCCCACTTGATGACCGGACTACATTTATAAATACGATTAAACCCGATTTAGTTTTATCATTGCACGTTAATTCCAGCTCCAACACAAACAAGTCAGGGATTGAATTTTATGTTTCTAAAGAATCCAATTCTTATGAAAAATCAAACTTAATTGCCGAAAAATTTCAATCCAAATTTCTAAGTGCGAATTTTAAAGTAGCAGAGATTAAAAATGCGAATTTTTATATTTTAAAAAAATCAGAAGTTCCTGCCATAATAATGGAATTGGGCTATTTGAGCAATGAAAACGACAAAAAAGTTCTTGTTAATTCTATGGAGCAAAATCAAATAGCAAAAAAAATAATAGAATGCATTTCGGAATTGAAATAA
- a CDS encoding adenosylcobinamide-GDP ribazoletransferase — MKKEIHIFFTALMFYTRIPCPKNIDHNPDYLNKASRYFPVIGWIVGSVAFATFYLFTYLVGPEIAVLFSMIASVLVTGAFHEDGFADVCDGFGGGWTKEKILLIMKDSAIGAYGAIGVVLLLLLKYQSLSQIVSSEILNFNSAILIFILFVSAHAVSRLAAISIVFTHEYSREDATSKSKPIAQNYSWREVVGALFFGLLPLMVLAYFQWQFLLVLVPIFLTRFFLARYFQKWIDGYTGDCLGATQQLCEVVFYLSVIALWKFI, encoded by the coding sequence ATGAAAAAAGAAATCCATATATTTTTTACGGCTTTAATGTTTTATACCCGTATTCCATGTCCCAAAAATATTGATCACAATCCCGATTATTTGAATAAAGCGAGTCGGTATTTCCCTGTTATCGGTTGGATTGTGGGTAGCGTAGCTTTTGCTACTTTTTATTTGTTTACTTATTTAGTAGGTCCAGAGATAGCGGTTCTTTTTTCCATGATTGCCTCTGTTTTGGTTACCGGTGCTTTTCATGAAGATGGTTTTGCCGATGTTTGTGATGGTTTTGGAGGCGGTTGGACCAAGGAAAAAATTCTTTTAATCATGAAAGATAGTGCTATTGGTGCTTATGGAGCCATTGGTGTTGTACTGCTTTTGTTACTGAAATATCAATCACTTTCTCAAATTGTTTCTTCAGAAATCCTGAATTTTAATTCGGCAATCTTAATTTTTATATTGTTTGTTTCCGCCCATGCTGTGAGCCGATTGGCTGCGATTTCAATCGTTTTTACCCATGAGTATTCACGTGAAGATGCAACAAGTAAAAGCAAACCTATTGCGCAAAATTATAGTTGGCGAGAAGTGGTTGGTGCCTTGTTTTTTGGATTGTTACCTCTGATGGTATTGGCTTATTTTCAATGGCAATTCCTATTGGTTTTAGTTCCTATTTTCTTGACTCGATTTTTCCTAGCCCGTTATTTCCAGAAATGGATTGACGGTTATACCGGGGATTGTTTGGGTGCCACCCAACAGCTTTGTGAAGTTGTATTTTATCTATCAGTAATTGCCTTATGGAAGTTTATTTAG
- a CDS encoding S41 family peptidase produces the protein MKTTYKLILLLFLAAFSFQSCQDNDDIAAPKNLEVQNFIWKGLNQYYLWQNDVPNLADDRFENQAKLNAFLEGYPEPEKLFDALRVDKSIDRFSWIVDDYLELEGSLQGTTKNDGVDFGLSYKPGSNTEIFGYVRYIIPNSDAANKAIKRGDMFTAVNGTQLTVNNYQSLLSAESYTLNLATYNGTTIVSNGNSVALTKTVLSENPILIKKVINSGSHKIGYLMYNGFYANYDTQLNEAFAFFQSEGITDLVLDLRYNGGGSVETATRLASMITGQFKGKVFAKEQWNPKIQAYFEAENPDYLNNYFTDKIESTPINSLNMTKVYILTTKSTASASELVINGLKPHIDVIQIGDVTTGKNVGSVTLYDSPTFGKQNRNPNHRYAMQPIVLKIVNSIGFGDYFNGLTPDVEQKETITTYGVLGESTEPLLSTAIGKITGTAKMAKQIGKDFNYFKDSKSLNGQNQMYIEEAPEGLLKSLK, from the coding sequence ATGAAGACCACCTACAAATTGATCTTATTACTTTTCTTGGCTGCTTTTAGCTTTCAGAGTTGCCAAGATAACGATGATATTGCTGCACCAAAAAACCTAGAGGTTCAAAATTTCATTTGGAAAGGCTTAAACCAATATTATCTATGGCAGAATGACGTTCCAAATTTAGCAGATGATCGATTTGAAAACCAAGCCAAATTAAATGCCTTTTTGGAAGGATACCCAGAGCCTGAAAAATTATTTGACGCTCTAAGAGTCGACAAATCAATTGATAGATTTAGTTGGATCGTAGACGATTATTTAGAACTTGAAGGATCACTTCAGGGAACTACAAAAAATGACGGAGTAGATTTTGGTTTAAGCTATAAACCAGGTAGTAACACCGAAATTTTTGGTTATGTACGCTATATCATACCCAATTCAGATGCTGCAAACAAGGCCATAAAACGCGGTGACATGTTTACTGCTGTAAATGGCACCCAACTTACCGTTAATAACTATCAATCTTTATTGTCAGCAGAAAGCTACACCTTAAACTTAGCGACCTATAATGGAACCACAATAGTTTCCAATGGAAATTCAGTTGCATTAACAAAAACTGTTTTATCCGAAAATCCAATTTTAATAAAAAAAGTAATTAATTCCGGCTCCCATAAAATTGGCTATTTGATGTATAATGGTTTTTATGCCAACTATGACACCCAATTAAATGAAGCTTTTGCGTTTTTCCAATCAGAAGGAATTACGGATTTAGTGCTCGATTTAAGATATAATGGCGGTGGTTCAGTTGAAACTGCTACTCGATTAGCCAGTATGATAACAGGGCAATTTAAAGGGAAAGTTTTTGCAAAAGAACAATGGAATCCTAAAATTCAAGCCTATTTTGAAGCTGAAAATCCCGATTATTTAAATAATTACTTTACAGACAAAATAGAATCTACGCCAATAAACAGTCTGAACATGACCAAAGTTTACATCCTGACCACTAAAAGTACGGCATCTGCAAGTGAATTAGTAATCAATGGCTTAAAACCTCATATTGATGTAATTCAAATTGGAGATGTAACCACCGGTAAAAATGTAGGCTCAGTGACATTATACGATTCCCCAACTTTTGGCAAACAAAACAGAAATCCGAATCATAGATACGCCATGCAACCAATTGTATTAAAAATAGTAAACTCCATTGGTTTTGGCGATTACTTTAATGGGCTTACACCTGATGTTGAACAAAAAGAAACGATAACAACTTATGGAGTTTTGGGCGAGTCTACAGAGCCATTATTGAGCACCGCAATAGGAAAAATAACCGGAACAGCGAAAATGGCAAAGCAAATTGGAAAAGATTTCAACTACTTTAAAGATTCAAAATCTTTAAACGGACAAAACCAAATGTATATTGAAGAAGCTCCCGAAGGGCTTTTGAAATCTTTAAAATAA
- a CDS encoding YncE family protein has protein sequence MKLKHVFLGIFASALLLASCSNDDTVEKDVPLGAYDNGVLILNEGNFGTPNASVSYISNDLTVFMEDVFGTENTAEELGDIAQSLSFSEDKAFIVLNASNIIKVVDRYTFKSLATITENLKNPRYSVVLEGKLYVTNSISKAVTIYDAKTYAYLGSIAINKTSEKIVSANGKLYIMNGAYGSGNTVTVVNPQSNNAMSVITVENGINSIEEKNGSVYVLCGNTVKSKLFKIDTKTDTATSIESTTLTKALNMDIDGDKIYYTKGTGVYAMALNATTFSETPLFSVTDNSWSTFYGFGVIDGKVYSGDANGFTGAGIVKVLSTTGTELKTVAVGMGPNGFYSNN, from the coding sequence ATGAAATTGAAACATGTTTTTTTAGGAATTTTTGCAAGTGCCTTATTACTTGCTTCTTGTAGCAATGACGATACAGTTGAAAAAGACGTTCCCTTAGGAGCTTATGATAATGGTGTCCTTATTTTGAATGAAGGGAATTTTGGTACGCCAAATGCTTCGGTATCTTATATCTCTAATGATTTAACTGTTTTCATGGAAGACGTTTTTGGAACTGAAAATACAGCGGAAGAATTAGGAGATATAGCCCAATCATTGAGCTTTTCTGAGGACAAAGCATTTATTGTTTTGAATGCCTCTAATATAATAAAGGTAGTAGATAGATATACTTTTAAAAGTTTAGCTACGATAACCGAAAACCTTAAAAACCCTCGTTATAGCGTTGTTTTGGAAGGTAAATTATATGTTACTAATTCAATTTCTAAAGCAGTTACAATCTATGATGCTAAAACATACGCTTACTTAGGAAGTATTGCAATTAATAAGACTTCTGAGAAAATAGTTAGTGCCAATGGTAAATTGTATATTATGAACGGAGCCTATGGAAGTGGAAATACAGTAACGGTAGTTAATCCGCAAAGTAATAATGCCATGAGCGTAATTACTGTGGAGAATGGAATCAATTCAATTGAAGAGAAAAACGGATCTGTATATGTTTTGTGTGGTAATACTGTAAAAAGTAAACTGTTTAAGATTGATACTAAAACAGATACGGCAACTTCAATAGAATCTACTACGTTGACTAAAGCTTTGAACATGGATATTGATGGGGATAAAATATATTATACCAAAGGAACTGGTGTATATGCTATGGCTTTGAATGCAACAACTTTCAGTGAAACGCCCTTGTTTTCAGTTACTGACAATAGCTGGTCTACTTTTTATGGTTTTGGTGTGATTGATGGTAAAGTGTATTCAGGTGATGCAAATGGATTTACAGGAGCGGGTATTGTTAAGGTTTTAAGCACAACGGGAACCGAATTGAAAACAGTAGCAGTTGGTATGGGGCCAAATGGTTTTTATTCTAATAACTAG
- a CDS encoding TonB-dependent receptor plug domain-containing protein, producing MTAKKLLLLSIVLSCQFVLAQNKVAIPLNEVVVSDNQLKNFSSSQSVQKLNDSIISKNQSSLTSLLNYTTAIYFKENGLGMVSSPSFRGTTSQQTVVVWNGININSQLLGQTDFNTVSTRGYNSIDVKAGGGSVVYGSGAIGGTIHLNNDLKFTNTFKNNFEIYYGDFNTLSAIYGLTAATNKWSANASFSRNSSDNDFKFIGKEARNTNGQYYNNSFSTALGYKINAQNSIKFYSQIYDGERHFSLTSLYATKTKYEDYNTRNLLTWTSYIGRSVSNFKLAYITEHYKYFEDVESQGFTSGGVKSLIAKYDFAYQLSPKMNWNAILDYTKNKGVGSGIGANSREIGGLSMLFQQSLSQDWNYEISARKEVSDVYKSPVVFSVGSTYDFSEIYRLKFNFSRNYRIPTFNDLYWEASGNPDLKPENSYQVEVGNQFQYNDFRLTATVYASKIDDMIRWLPNNSGNWSPVNTDKVSIYGAEALLGWNKRWNAHFLDFNGTYAYTVSLDEKNNKQLFYVPYHKITASSSYSYKKWNAYYQFMFTGEVFTTSDNNPKYILSDYNVSNFGIDYNFSKKDVCKIGFKIANLWNEKYEALPSRLMPGRNLTLYLNLNY from the coding sequence ATGACAGCTAAAAAACTACTTTTACTTTCGATCGTGTTATCGTGCCAATTTGTTTTGGCTCAAAATAAAGTTGCAATTCCTTTGAACGAGGTAGTTGTATCAGATAATCAACTTAAAAATTTTTCGAGCTCACAATCGGTTCAAAAATTAAATGATTCCATAATCAGTAAAAATCAATCTTCATTAACCTCTCTTTTAAATTATACTACTGCTATTTATTTTAAAGAAAATGGCTTGGGAATGGTTTCTTCCCCATCGTTTAGAGGGACAACTTCGCAGCAAACAGTGGTGGTTTGGAATGGAATTAATATCAACTCGCAGTTATTGGGTCAAACTGATTTTAATACGGTTTCTACCAGAGGATACAATTCGATTGATGTGAAAGCAGGGGGAGGAAGTGTCGTTTACGGCAGCGGAGCTATAGGCGGAACGATTCATTTGAACAATGATTTAAAATTCACAAACACTTTCAAAAATAACTTTGAAATCTATTACGGAGATTTTAATACGCTGAGCGCCATTTATGGACTCACTGCTGCAACAAATAAGTGGAGTGCAAACGCTAGTTTTTCTAGAAATAGTTCGGATAATGATTTTAAATTCATAGGAAAAGAAGCTAGGAATACTAATGGGCAATATTATAATAACAGTTTTAGTACGGCGCTTGGATACAAAATAAATGCCCAAAATAGTATTAAATTTTATAGTCAAATTTATGATGGCGAACGTCATTTTTCTTTGACCTCTCTTTATGCTACCAAGACAAAATATGAAGATTATAATACCAGAAATTTACTGACATGGACTAGTTATATCGGAAGATCGGTTTCTAACTTTAAACTGGCCTACATTACAGAACATTATAAGTATTTTGAAGACGTAGAAAGTCAAGGATTCACTTCTGGAGGTGTTAAAAGTCTTATTGCAAAATATGATTTTGCTTATCAATTGTCCCCTAAGATGAACTGGAATGCTATTTTGGATTATACTAAAAACAAGGGAGTTGGTTCGGGGATTGGAGCTAATAGCAGAGAAATTGGCGGTTTAAGTATGTTATTCCAACAAAGTCTTAGTCAAGATTGGAATTATGAAATTAGTGCCCGAAAAGAAGTTTCGGATGTCTATAAAAGCCCGGTTGTTTTTTCGGTAGGTTCTACTTATGATTTTTCAGAAATTTATAGGTTGAAATTTAATTTTTCTCGAAATTATAGAATCCCCACTTTTAATGATTTGTATTGGGAAGCTAGCGGAAATCCTGATTTGAAACCAGAAAACTCCTATCAGGTGGAAGTAGGGAATCAGTTTCAGTACAATGATTTTCGATTAACGGCTACTGTTTATGCTTCTAAAATTGATGATATGATTCGTTGGTTGCCAAATAATTCGGGCAACTGGTCTCCTGTCAATACAGACAAGGTCTCTATTTATGGTGCAGAGGCTTTGCTGGGATGGAACAAGAGATGGAACGCTCATTTTTTGGATTTTAATGGGACTTATGCCTACACCGTTTCTTTGGACGAAAAAAATAACAAACAGCTTTTCTATGTTCCTTATCATAAAATAACAGCCTCCAGTTCTTATTCTTACAAGAAATGGAATGCCTATTATCAGTTTATGTTTACTGGTGAAGTTTTTACGACTTCAGATAACAATCCAAAATATATTTTAAGTGATTATAATGTTTCAAATTTTGGAATCGATTATAATTTTAGCAAAAAAGACGTTTGTAAGATCGGTTTTAAAATAGCCAATCTTTGGAATGAAAAATATGAAGCTTTACCCAGTCGTCTAATGCCTGGGCGGAATTTAACTCTTTATTTAAACCTTAATTATTAA